A stretch of the Odontesthes bonariensis isolate fOdoBon6 chromosome 5, fOdoBon6.hap1, whole genome shotgun sequence genome encodes the following:
- the tmem158 gene encoding transmembrane protein 158: MLNNSPTLLLALSAVAALLPPCQSWSDEDLLLPPINSSNRFLANLEVDVRFSKRSVEESEASPDASPPQTIGPTQFQCNVSVNRLLPTSLMARWDSSFGFQCDVLIYTTNNHGRAFFSAAFNRAISPVVIEHLGVTGGQQELRLCVGCGMSRYRRFGQGRLRGQQTGDQVTFCCVDFSLDELKGDKSWRLNRKPIESTLVACFMTLVIIVWSVAALIWPVPIIAGFLPNGMEQRRPR, from the coding sequence ATGCTGAACAATTCCCCGACTCTCCTGCTGGCTCTGTCCGCGGTGGCGGCGCTTCTCCCGCCATGCCAAAGCTGGAGCGACGAAGACCTCCTCCTGCCGCCCATAAACTCCTCCAACAGGTTCCTGGCCAACTTGGAGGTGGACGTGCGCTTCTCCAAGAGGTCCGTGGAGGAGAGCGAAGCCTCGCCCGACGCCTCTCCCCCGCAGACCATCGGTCCCACTCAGTTCCAATGCAACGTGAGCGTCAACAGACTCCTGCCCACCTCGCTCATGGCCCGCTGGGACAGCAGCTTCGGCTTCCAGTGTGATGTGCTTATCTACACCACCAACAACCACGGCAGGGCTTTCTTCTCCGCGGCTTTCAACCGGGCCATCTCGCCCGTGGTCATCGAGCACCTCGGGGTCACCGGAGGTCAGCAGGAGTTGAGACTGTGCGTGGGATGCGGGATGTCCCGGTACCGGAGGTTTGGTCAGGGCAGACTGAGGGGCCAGCAGACCGGGGATCAGGTCACTTTCTGCTGCGTGGATTTCAGCCTCGACGAGCTGAAGGGGGACAAAAGTTGGAGGCTGAACAGAAAGCCCATCGAGTCGACACTTGTGGCTTGCTTCATGACTTTGGTCATCATCGTGTGGAGTGTTGCTGCTCTCATATGGCCAGTCCCGATCATTGCAGGATTTCTGCCCAACGGGATGGAGCAGAGGAGACCGAGATAA